A region of Hydrogenimonas cancrithermarum DNA encodes the following proteins:
- the dapE gene encoding succinyl-diaminopimelate desuccinylase — protein sequence MHKLDTIELFVKLLSYPSVTPNDEGALTFIRDYLDGFEAEWINRVNVKNLFLYKKFGEGPHLCFAGHIDVVPPGDGWGSDPFVPKFENGFIYARGAQDMKSGVAAFVQACREAEHFNGTLSLLLTSDEEGDAKHGTIEVLKYLEEKNFLPDYAIVAEPTCEEVFGDAIKIGRRGSINGIIEKIGKQGHAAYPEKAVNPIHKVAQVLPYIAGVDLDEGDEFFAPSKFVITDIRAGMEVTNVTPGKLKMMFNVRNNTKTSKTDIESFVDRYFKDMNYILTLNQSAAPFMTDKASKIVKAITAAIKDETGIDTKYSTAGGTSDARFLAEFGVDVVEFGVKNDTIHAPNERTTPEEVEGLKRVFDEVIKSF from the coding sequence GTGCATAAACTCGATACGATAGAACTCTTCGTCAAACTTCTCTCCTACCCTTCCGTGACACCGAACGACGAGGGGGCGCTGACATTCATTCGGGACTATCTCGATGGCTTCGAGGCGGAGTGGATCAACAGGGTCAATGTCAAGAACCTTTTTCTTTACAAAAAATTTGGAGAAGGTCCGCATCTTTGTTTTGCAGGCCATATCGATGTCGTCCCGCCGGGTGACGGGTGGGGGAGCGATCCGTTTGTACCGAAGTTCGAAAATGGTTTCATCTATGCCCGCGGTGCTCAGGATATGAAAAGCGGTGTGGCGGCGTTCGTACAGGCGTGTCGTGAAGCCGAACATTTCAACGGAACTTTGTCGCTGCTTTTGACGAGTGACGAGGAGGGTGATGCGAAGCATGGAACGATCGAGGTGCTGAAATATCTCGAAGAGAAAAACTTTCTGCCCGACTACGCGATTGTCGCCGAACCGACCTGTGAAGAGGTATTTGGCGATGCGATCAAGATCGGCCGGCGCGGTTCGATCAACGGGATTATCGAAAAGATCGGAAAACAGGGGCATGCGGCCTATCCGGAAAAGGCGGTCAATCCGATCCATAAGGTGGCGCAGGTGCTTCCGTATATCGCCGGCGTCGACCTGGACGAAGGGGATGAGTTTTTTGCCCCGAGCAAATTCGTCATCACCGACATTCGTGCCGGTATGGAGGTGACGAACGTCACACCCGGGAAACTGAAGATGATGTTCAACGTCCGCAACAACACCAAAACATCCAAAACCGATATCGAGAGTTTCGTCGACCGCTATTTCAAGGACATGAACTACATTCTTACGTTGAATCAGTCGGCTGCGCCTTTTATGACGGACAAGGCTTCCAAAATCGTCAAAGCGATAACCGCTGCGATCAAAGATGAAACGGGTATCGATACGAAATACTCTACCGCCGGAGGTACGAGCGATGCACGGTTTTTGGCCGAATTCGGCGTCGATGTCGTCGAATTCGGTGTCAAAAACGATACGATCCACGCACCCAACGAGCGAACGACTCCCGAAGAGGTAGAGGGGCTTAAGCGGGTCTTCGATGAAGTAATTAAATCATTTTAA
- a CDS encoding EAL domain-containing protein gives MTKNISARFLIIFLSFFISGAFLIDSILRSMELNRHVERYNEQILEPLFKLGLLLSELHHDAMRTLIPITKEALKVERRLPYNHEEISKQFTSLLSNDIAFLDRKTYEAQILSLKNEWKVFEKKHEKLLKSLKKRDKRLEHLYSDYLFTYTNFQANLDALKKYLDSHFNDFIENEKKSITNTFYLAAVLAVSTLVLLFFLLQEVNTINRKLKKYLEEREDFQKRLAEANRALTDYSEKLEDEVKRRTEEALDHLMKNPLTKFPNRLSFIKKLGEFPTASIALFNIDHFRSYNDLFGAKVGDRIIQEYAAYLRQTIPYLYEIYHLQGDEFAIVEPNKKTSGTFQAMMKQVAQLVREFHYTDSNGNFVLQVSMGVAIDEEQALNKADMALRQAKSSNESLVFYSEALIGTHHYLENITMTKVLSSAIKQKRIVPYFQAIAETSSGKIVKYEVLARLIDEEGNVIPPGQFMQLAKQIKLYEKITKSIFEKAMDAIEKYGLHLNVNLSADDIHHLPIRDYIIDRLAMSQYSDHLTLELLESEETKNYEDVRAFIQRVKQYGVKIAIDDFGSGYSNFAKILKLRIDYLKIDGSFISKIDTDPDSKEFVEIIQKLAKTYDIETVAEYVSSESIYREVRAIGIDFAQGYHISKPKPLEEILIDNTRHTPLSVGFKRDTG, from the coding sequence ATGACAAAAAATATTTCTGCAAGATTCTTAATCATCTTTCTCTCTTTTTTTATCTCCGGAGCGTTTCTTATCGACTCCATTTTGCGCTCGATGGAGCTCAATCGACATGTCGAGAGATACAACGAACAAATCCTCGAGCCTCTTTTCAAATTGGGCCTTCTACTGAGCGAGCTCCACCACGATGCGATGCGAACGCTCATACCAATCACAAAAGAGGCTTTGAAAGTCGAACGGCGGTTACCGTACAACCATGAAGAGATATCGAAACAGTTTACATCGCTTTTGAGTAACGATATCGCTTTTTTGGATCGAAAAACGTATGAAGCGCAGATTCTTTCACTGAAGAACGAGTGGAAGGTGTTCGAGAAAAAGCATGAAAAGCTGCTGAAGAGTCTGAAAAAGAGGGACAAGAGATTGGAACACCTCTATTCGGACTATCTTTTCACCTATACCAATTTCCAAGCGAACCTCGACGCATTGAAAAAATATCTCGACAGTCACTTCAACGATTTTATCGAAAATGAGAAAAAGAGCATTACAAACACCTTTTACCTCGCTGCTGTACTCGCCGTTTCGACCCTTGTTTTACTCTTTTTTCTACTGCAGGAAGTCAACACCATCAACAGAAAACTGAAAAAGTACCTGGAAGAGCGTGAAGATTTTCAAAAACGGCTTGCCGAAGCGAACAGAGCGTTGACGGACTATTCCGAAAAACTCGAAGACGAAGTCAAACGACGTACCGAAGAGGCATTGGACCATCTGATGAAAAATCCTCTCACGAAATTTCCCAACCGTTTGAGTTTCATCAAAAAACTCGGGGAGTTCCCCACTGCATCCATCGCACTTTTCAACATCGACCATTTCCGCTCCTACAACGATCTTTTCGGTGCCAAAGTGGGAGACAGGATCATTCAGGAGTATGCAGCCTACCTTCGTCAAACCATTCCTTATCTGTATGAAATCTATCATCTGCAGGGTGACGAGTTCGCGATTGTGGAACCCAATAAAAAGACTTCAGGAACGTTCCAGGCAATGATGAAACAGGTGGCACAGCTTGTCAGAGAGTTTCATTACACCGACAGCAACGGAAACTTCGTTCTGCAAGTTTCGATGGGTGTGGCCATCGACGAGGAACAAGCACTCAACAAAGCGGATATGGCGCTTCGCCAGGCCAAAAGTTCCAATGAAAGTCTCGTATTTTACAGCGAAGCCCTGATCGGCACCCACCACTATCTGGAAAACATCACGATGACGAAAGTTTTGAGCAGTGCCATCAAACAAAAGCGCATCGTCCCCTATTTTCAGGCCATTGCGGAGACATCCAGCGGCAAAATCGTCAAATACGAGGTTCTGGCACGACTTATCGATGAAGAGGGAAATGTGATTCCACCGGGTCAATTCATGCAGCTGGCGAAACAGATCAAACTTTACGAGAAGATTACAAAAAGCATCTTTGAAAAAGCGATGGATGCCATAGAAAAATATGGTTTGCATCTCAATGTCAATCTCTCCGCAGACGATATCCACCATCTTCCAATAAGGGATTATATCATCGATCGCCTGGCCATGTCACAATACAGCGATCATCTGACACTCGAACTGCTGGAATCGGAGGAGACGAAAAACTATGAAGATGTCCGTGCATTCATTCAGCGTGTCAAACAGTATGGCGTAAAGATCGCCATCGACGATTTCGGATCGGGATACTCCAACTTTGCGAAGATCCTGAAACTTCGGATCGACTATCTCAAAATCGACGGTTCGTTCATCAGCAAAATCGATACCGACCCCGATTCGAAAGAGTTTGTCGAAATTATCCAAAAACTTGCCAAGACCTATGACATTGAAACGGTTGCCGAATATGTCTCGAGCGAATCGATCTATCGGGAAGTACGCGCGATCGGCATCGACTTCGCCCAGGGTTATCATATTTCCAAACCCAAACCCCTTGAAGAGATTTTAATCGACAATACGCGCCATACACCGCTATCCGTCGGTTTTAAAAGAGATACCGGTTAG
- a CDS encoding ABC transporter ATP-binding protein, producing the protein MIEVKNVTKVFNQGRPNEMTALRDVSFEVGENELVILKGPSGSGKSTVLSLIAALQKPTSGEVIVEETRVSKLPDDFASLFRREKIGFIFQKFNLIPTLSVFDNIVTPLIPEKLSEKELEAKAERVMEEFSIAHKRDDLAKNLSGGEQQRVAIARALVNDPPIILADEPTANLDAKLAERFLEYVKRIKEEGKTILIATHDPLFFDLPITDREITLHNGRVV; encoded by the coding sequence ATGATTGAAGTCAAAAATGTAACGAAGGTTTTTAATCAGGGTAGGCCCAACGAGATGACGGCACTGCGGGATGTCTCCTTCGAAGTGGGGGAGAACGAGCTCGTCATTTTGAAAGGGCCCAGCGGGAGCGGGAAGAGTACGGTGCTTTCGCTCATCGCGGCGCTGCAGAAACCGACCTCGGGGGAGGTGATCGTGGAGGAGACGCGGGTGTCGAAACTTCCCGACGATTTCGCTTCGCTCTTTCGGCGCGAAAAGATCGGCTTCATCTTTCAGAAGTTCAATCTCATTCCGACGCTTTCGGTGTTCGACAATATCGTGACACCGCTGATTCCCGAAAAGCTGAGCGAAAAGGAGCTCGAAGCGAAGGCGGAGCGGGTGATGGAAGAGTTTTCGATCGCGCACAAGCGGGATGACTTGGCAAAAAATCTTTCGGGCGGGGAGCAGCAGCGGGTGGCGATCGCCAGAGCGCTCGTGAACGATCCACCTATCATTCTCGCCGACGAGCCGACGGCGAATCTAGATGCGAAACTGGCAGAGCGGTTTTTGGAGTATGTGAAGCGTATCAAGGAAGAGGGGAAGACCATTCTCATCGCGACGCACGACCCGCTCTTTTTCGATCTGCCGATCACCGACAGAGAGATCACACTTCATAACGGAAGGGTCGTGTGA
- a CDS encoding NnrS family protein, protein MRTFQPEKSEHSTFTYFLSQPHQPFFLMGIVWAIVTMLPFMLGFKGILPLGLGPTVFHAYTMLFIVFSHFFHGFLLTTFPRFCMTQPVPYAIYTRLFLLYEAGALLFILGALFFAPLAIIGVLTLFAGHLFAISNFRLIYQAGGSPEKSDPFWLLVAHASGLAAHLIFVVGIIYDTFDIHFGWQPLAVGIGIYLYLIFLTFTVAQRMIPFFSHVIADKPQRFVPIVYSMLAIKAASFAFGLNALDIVVTLVLAGYLLKEFLSWKLPVFSSPAILWVLHLGLFWLPAGLLIDAVSRLAELWFQTSFLFAGMHLVAIGFVTTILIGFGTRVTLGHSGQVPHADKISVGLFWLTEAVVLVRFLYSLGMGLGLDLFWLFDLAATLWTVLFIAWGIKFGPVLFRGKTEG, encoded by the coding sequence GTGCGTACTTTTCAACCCGAAAAATCGGAACATTCAACTTTTACATATTTTCTCTCTCAGCCTCATCAGCCATTTTTTCTCATGGGAATCGTCTGGGCCATCGTCACGATGCTGCCGTTTATGCTCGGTTTCAAAGGCATTCTCCCGCTAGGGCTGGGCCCGACCGTTTTTCATGCCTATACGATGCTCTTTATCGTCTTCAGCCATTTTTTTCATGGCTTTCTGCTTACGACGTTTCCCCGTTTTTGTATGACACAGCCTGTACCTTACGCTATTTACACTCGACTCTTCCTCCTTTATGAGGCTGGTGCGCTGCTCTTTATTCTCGGTGCCCTCTTCTTTGCACCACTTGCAATTATCGGAGTTTTGACGCTCTTTGCAGGCCACCTCTTCGCAATAAGCAATTTCCGACTCATCTACCAAGCTGGCGGTTCACCGGAAAAGTCCGATCCCTTTTGGCTGCTTGTCGCACACGCGTCCGGCCTTGCCGCCCATCTGATTTTCGTTGTTGGAATCATCTACGATACCTTCGATATCCACTTCGGCTGGCAGCCTCTCGCCGTCGGCATCGGCATCTATCTCTACCTGATTTTTCTGACGTTTACCGTCGCACAGCGGATGATCCCCTTTTTCAGCCATGTCATAGCAGACAAACCGCAGCGATTCGTCCCCATCGTCTACTCGATGCTGGCGATCAAAGCCGCATCGTTCGCCTTCGGATTGAACGCACTCGACATTGTCGTGACATTGGTTTTGGCGGGCTACCTGCTCAAAGAGTTTCTAAGCTGGAAACTGCCTGTTTTCAGTTCTCCGGCAATTTTGTGGGTGCTGCATCTGGGACTCTTCTGGCTTCCGGCGGGACTTTTGATCGATGCGGTGAGCAGATTGGCGGAACTCTGGTTTCAGACGTCGTTCCTTTTTGCAGGGATGCACCTCGTCGCGATCGGGTTTGTCACCACAATTCTGATCGGTTTCGGTACGCGCGTGACACTGGGGCACTCCGGACAGGTTCCACATGCTGACAAGATATCGGTGGGGCTCTTTTGGCTAACAGAAGCGGTGGTTTTGGTGAGGTTTCTCTACTCTTTGGGTATGGGTCTCGGGCTCGATCTCTTCTGGCTTTTCGATCTTGCCGCAACACTTTGGACGGTTCTTTTCATTGCCTGGGGCATCAAATTCGGCCCCGTTTTGTTCAGGGGTAAAACAGAGGGGTAA
- a CDS encoding MotA/TolQ/ExbB proton channel family protein, producing MSLMEYIESGGVIMEVLIAMNTLGVAIMVTKAIQYWLYNGKIKVHAHAIVEEFSAIGSGENETVLLVIKELLQSRLKRLEKGMPTIKIVATTATLFGLLGTVIGVLMAFEAIAKVGMGDPSSFAKGISMALVTTVGGLIVAIIHTIGYNYLIAYLDRIEANLEAELLFHFYGSK from the coding sequence ATGAGTCTGATGGAGTATATCGAATCGGGTGGTGTCATCATGGAGGTTCTTATCGCCATGAATACCCTGGGCGTCGCCATAATGGTCACCAAAGCGATACAGTACTGGCTCTACAATGGAAAGATAAAAGTACACGCGCATGCGATTGTCGAAGAGTTTTCGGCGATAGGATCGGGAGAGAACGAGACTGTTTTGCTCGTTATCAAAGAGTTGTTGCAGAGCCGCCTGAAAAGGCTTGAAAAAGGGATGCCGACAATCAAGATCGTTGCGACGACAGCGACACTTTTCGGATTGCTTGGAACGGTCATCGGTGTTCTGATGGCCTTTGAAGCGATCGCAAAAGTCGGAATGGGCGATCCCTCGAGTTTCGCGAAGGGTATCTCGATGGCACTTGTGACGACGGTGGGGGGATTGATCGTCGCGATTATCCATACGATCGGTTACAACTACCTGATCGCCTATCTGGACAGGATCGAAGCGAATCTCGAAGCGGAACTTCTTTTCCACTTTTACGGATCGAAGTGA
- a CDS encoding energy transducer TonB, translating to MFDEKYVGRYLFFSILITVVVAEALILLYVHLEPASQKPVVKERAVRLRIASEKEVCKPKPTLKPVPQQRRPKPLAKPEKVKPKPKPKPKPKPKPRPKPKPEVKPLPKPADEVRKSVAKKVDKSFEPTIEKHEAPVSAPSPTPMAKKPSVSAQKLDLEKLERQKAEYLKKVRQMIERKKYYPRIAKKLRQTGEVEVQFVIQRDGSVCCAKVVRASKYRRLNRAALKTVNEIGTFGPLPKVFDEERLILTVPINYRLK from the coding sequence GTGTTTGACGAAAAATATGTAGGGCGCTATCTCTTCTTTTCCATTTTGATTACCGTCGTCGTTGCCGAAGCGTTGATTCTGCTCTATGTTCATCTCGAGCCCGCTTCACAAAAACCTGTGGTAAAAGAGCGTGCTGTACGTTTGCGGATTGCATCGGAAAAAGAGGTCTGCAAACCGAAGCCGACATTGAAACCGGTACCACAACAGCGGCGTCCGAAGCCTCTTGCCAAACCCGAGAAGGTCAAACCAAAACCAAAGCCGAAGCCGAAGCCGAAGCCGAAACCACGGCCCAAACCGAAACCCGAAGTCAAACCTCTTCCGAAGCCGGCCGATGAAGTCCGCAAGAGTGTCGCAAAAAAAGTCGACAAGAGTTTCGAACCGACAATAGAAAAACATGAAGCACCCGTTTCCGCTCCTTCGCCTACCCCTATGGCGAAAAAGCCGTCCGTATCGGCACAGAAGCTCGATCTGGAAAAGCTTGAACGACAAAAGGCCGAATATCTCAAAAAGGTGCGACAGATGATCGAGAGAAAGAAATATTATCCGAGGATTGCGAAAAAACTTCGACAAACCGGTGAGGTTGAGGTACAATTTGTCATTCAAAGAGACGGCAGTGTTTGCTGCGCCAAAGTGGTTCGGGCTTCGAAATATCGAAGACTCAACCGTGCGGCACTCAAAACGGTGAACGAAATTGGAACATTCGGTCCGCTACCGAAAGTTTTTGATGAAGAGCGGCTGATACTCACCGTGCCGATCAACTATCGATTGAAATAA
- a CDS encoding ABC transporter permease: MKNLFAFALSSLMRRGSKNLFIFVIFALMIFILASIFMITHSLKVEMFTTLEALPDITVQRVVAGKQTDIEADRSETIARIFGVSDAIPRVWGYYYFPKAGVNFSIVGVEAFGKQYKKELDMVADTYAEGLVEEDTMIVGQGVYETLKRNFFNDYFYFVKPDGELTKVTVGGVFKPATTLESNDIIVMESSLVRDIFGMEEGAATDIVVHVANPEEVATIAKKIGEHYPDTRVITKEDLRISYQNVFDYKSGIFLALFIIAIFTFFIIIYDKASGLSSEEKREIGILKALGWKIGDILNVKFFEAAVISVGAYFLAVTLALGYVFGLGAPLMRDLFMGYSVLKPPFDLPFALDGGTLALIFFTTVPVYIAATLIPSWKAATLEADEVIR; this comes from the coding sequence ATGAAAAATCTATTTGCATTCGCACTCAGCTCTTTGATGCGGCGAGGAAGCAAGAACCTTTTCATTTTCGTTATTTTCGCGCTGATGATCTTCATTCTCGCATCGATCTTCATGATCACCCATTCGCTCAAAGTCGAGATGTTCACGACACTCGAAGCGTTGCCCGATATTACGGTACAGCGCGTCGTAGCCGGTAAGCAGACCGACATCGAAGCCGACAGAAGCGAAACCATTGCCCGGATATTCGGCGTGAGCGACGCGATACCCAGGGTCTGGGGTTATTACTATTTTCCGAAAGCCGGAGTCAATTTCAGTATCGTCGGAGTCGAAGCGTTTGGAAAACAGTATAAAAAAGAGCTCGATATGGTAGCCGACACCTATGCGGAGGGGCTGGTCGAAGAGGATACGATGATCGTGGGCCAGGGGGTTTACGAAACGCTGAAACGGAACTTTTTCAACGACTACTTCTATTTCGTCAAGCCCGACGGGGAGTTGACGAAGGTGACGGTCGGAGGTGTCTTCAAGCCGGCGACGACGCTCGAGAGCAACGATATCATCGTGATGGAGAGCTCTCTGGTTCGGGATATTTTCGGAATGGAAGAAGGCGCGGCGACCGATATCGTCGTTCATGTGGCCAACCCCGAAGAGGTGGCGACGATCGCCAAAAAGATCGGTGAACACTATCCCGATACCCGCGTCATCACCAAAGAGGATCTGCGCATCAGCTACCAGAACGTCTTCGACTACAAAAGCGGCATCTTCCTGGCACTCTTCATCATCGCCATCTTCACCTTTTTCATCATTATCTACGACAAAGCGAGCGGACTCAGCAGTGAGGAGAAACGCGAAATCGGCATCCTCAAAGCGCTGGGCTGGAAGATTGGCGACATCCTGAATGTCAAGTTTTTCGAGGCTGCCGTCATCTCCGTGGGTGCCTATTTTCTGGCCGTGACGCTGGCGCTTGGCTACGTCTTCGGCCTCGGCGCGCCGTTGATGCGGGATCTGTTTATGGGCTATTCGGTGCTCAAGCCTCCCTTCGATCTGCCCTTTGCGCTCGACGGTGGGACGCTGGCGCTGATCTTTTTCACGACGGTCCCGGTTTATATCGCCGCGACGCTGATTCCTTCATGGAAGGCGGCGACACTTGAGGCGGATGAGGTCATACGATGA
- a CDS encoding nitrous oxide reductase accessory protein NosL yields MKRFVVLIVTVLSLTAMASAAGFSKMAEGKPQLIQSGPQKMWCPVCGMNLKMFYKTSHAAVLKDGTKKQYCSIRCLAADWPNIKENVEKILVVDAKTGELIDAKRARYVVGSKIKGTMSMTSKIAFAKLEDAEKFQKKYGGKIVDFDAAFKMAQKALAKDSMMIARKKQTKMYPMGERIYKKMCQPIDVSKFAHINDLKAAIRSEKLCKPMKEKQLQAVALYLWDVKGGHADDMMKGCRCDMNRGRMPGCKGKMGAAQPAAGPDLSKQEKCPVCGMFVYKHPKWAAFIYYEKNGKLAHLAFDGVKDLMKFYFEPEKWGDYGDIKKHIKKIVVRDYYTLKPVWAKAAWYVVGSDVYGPMGNELIPFKTKAAAENFMRDHHGRKILRFDEITKELVYKLDE; encoded by the coding sequence ATGAAAAGATTTGTAGTGCTGATCGTAACGGTGCTTTCGCTGACGGCGATGGCATCGGCCGCGGGTTTCAGCAAGATGGCGGAGGGCAAACCGCAGTTGATTCAGTCAGGGCCGCAGAAAATGTGGTGTCCGGTGTGTGGCATGAATCTGAAGATGTTCTACAAAACTTCCCACGCGGCCGTTTTGAAAGACGGCACGAAAAAACAGTACTGTTCCATACGCTGTCTTGCCGCCGACTGGCCCAATATAAAAGAGAATGTTGAAAAGATTCTCGTCGTCGATGCAAAAACCGGAGAGTTGATCGATGCGAAACGGGCCCGTTATGTGGTGGGTTCGAAAATCAAAGGGACGATGAGCATGACGAGCAAAATCGCTTTCGCAAAGCTCGAAGATGCCGAAAAGTTCCAGAAAAAGTATGGTGGGAAGATCGTAGATTTCGATGCGGCTTTCAAGATGGCGCAAAAGGCGTTGGCGAAAGATTCGATGATGATCGCCAGGAAGAAGCAGACCAAAATGTATCCGATGGGTGAGAGGATCTACAAAAAAATGTGTCAGCCGATCGATGTTTCCAAATTTGCACACATCAACGATCTCAAAGCGGCGATTAGAAGTGAAAAGCTCTGCAAACCGATGAAGGAGAAGCAGCTGCAGGCGGTGGCGCTCTATCTTTGGGATGTCAAAGGCGGCCATGCCGACGATATGATGAAAGGGTGCCGCTGTGACATGAATAGAGGCCGTATGCCGGGCTGCAAAGGCAAAATGGGTGCGGCACAGCCGGCTGCAGGACCCGACCTGAGCAAGCAGGAAAAATGCCCGGTTTGCGGTATGTTCGTCTACAAACATCCCAAATGGGCCGCGTTTATCTATTACGAAAAGAATGGAAAACTGGCACATCTGGCGTTCGACGGTGTCAAAGATTTGATGAAGTTTTACTTCGAACCCGAGAAATGGGGCGATTACGGGGATATCAAAAAGCATATCAAAAAGATTGTCGTGCGTGACTACTATACACTCAAGCCGGTCTGGGCGAAAGCGGCGTGGTATGTCGTCGGCAGTGATGTCTATGGGCCGATGGGGAACGAATTGATCCCTTTCAAAACGAAAGCGGCGGCGGAGAACTTCATGAGAGACCATCACGGTAGGAAAATTCTCCGTTTCGATGAAATCACGAAAGAGCTCGTCTACAAACTGGATGAATAG
- a CDS encoding ExbD/TolR family protein: MRRRESLTLDMTPLVDVVFLLLIFFLVTSVFKKDELALLLNLPEGKEGGKMVKKKEAIIEMNRDSLAFNDHTVDFKKLDEELSRIEEKSLPVIVRIDKKVEYEQIIKLFDLLKKHGLNNLALVEKAAQ, from the coding sequence ATGAGACGAAGAGAGTCCCTTACCCTCGATATGACACCGCTTGTCGATGTCGTATTTTTGTTACTGATATTTTTTCTGGTCACTTCGGTTTTCAAAAAAGACGAACTGGCACTTCTTCTGAATCTTCCGGAAGGTAAAGAGGGGGGTAAAATGGTCAAGAAAAAAGAGGCGATCATAGAGATGAACAGAGACTCGCTGGCATTCAACGACCATACGGTGGATTTCAAAAAACTGGATGAAGAACTCTCCCGGATCGAAGAGAAGAGCCTACCGGTCATTGTACGGATCGACAAAAAGGTTGAGTATGAACAGATTATCAAACTTTTCGATCTTTTGAAAAAGCATGGGCTCAACAATCTGGCACTGGTTGAAAAAGCTGCGCAGTAA
- a CDS encoding thioredoxin family protein, with product MKKLLILFLTLAGFLMAEVNWQPNYDAAKVEAKRMGKPMLVLLVSHTCRWCRKLENRTLQNPEVVTYINNHFVPVIVYRENLDFPDFIKSPMVPTTFFLTSNEKMLMKPVAGYWEPDDYMSDLTMAIRRLKTRRTRQ from the coding sequence ATGAAGAAATTGTTGATACTCTTTTTGACACTTGCCGGATTTCTGATGGCGGAAGTGAATTGGCAGCCAAATTACGATGCAGCCAAGGTGGAAGCGAAAAGAATGGGCAAGCCGATGCTCGTTCTGTTGGTGTCACATACCTGCCGCTGGTGTCGAAAACTGGAGAACAGAACACTGCAAAACCCCGAAGTAGTTACTTATATCAATAATCATTTTGTGCCGGTTATCGTCTACCGGGAAAACCTGGATTTTCCCGATTTCATCAAATCTCCGATGGTCCCGACAACATTTTTTTTGACATCGAACGAAAAGATGCTTATGAAACCGGTTGCGGGCTATTGGGAACCGGATGACTATATGAGTGATTTGACGATGGCGATACGCCGGCTCAAAACGCGTCGAACTCGGCAGTGA
- a CDS encoding nitrous oxide reductase accessory protein NosL, producing MRRIFLALLLITSVMFAADSAWGDKPNERDPVYQLMIDKFPKFETEMILKNGKHIRFCCVKAMMNFYYHPEKYPEYGVKDRTEVDKMYVKDYLGGERVPIEKAWFVFGSRLTGPHGDDLIPFSSRTKAELFVKRYGGTRIMDFDEMGNKGYGLIRYLDM from the coding sequence ATGAGACGAATATTTTTGGCACTGTTGCTGATCACGTCGGTTATGTTTGCGGCCGATAGTGCCTGGGGCGACAAACCGAACGAGCGTGATCCGGTCTATCAGCTGATGATCGACAAATTCCCGAAGTTCGAAACCGAGATGATTCTCAAAAACGGAAAACATATCCGTTTTTGCTGCGTCAAGGCGATGATGAATTTCTATTACCACCCTGAAAAGTATCCGGAGTATGGGGTGAAAGATCGGACCGAAGTCGACAAGATGTACGTCAAAGACTATCTCGGTGGTGAAAGGGTTCCCATAGAAAAGGCATGGTTCGTTTTCGGAAGCCGCCTCACAGGCCCCCATGGGGATGACCTGATTCCTTTTTCATCCAGAACGAAAGCCGAACTCTTCGTCAAAAGATACGGCGGAACTCGGATTATGGATTTCGATGAAATGGGCAACAAAGGATACGGGCTGATCCGCTATCTCGATATGTGA